The sequence CTAACGCTCATGTTGTTTGCTTTGGGTATGGTCAATCGTCCTCATTATATTTTTGATGCTTCGCTAACAAACAGCAGGCATGTGTATTGTGCCGTGGTAAAAAAGGTGCTTAAAGATGCAGAGGACAAGCAAAGTGTTATTGTAAAGTGCATGCCTGCAGATACTGTGCTAAACTGTTATTTTAGTGCCTTGTTGTACGTACGCAACAACGATGGCGAAACAGGTTTACTTCCGGGTGATAAGTTGGCATTTGAAGGTCGACTATCCCCGTTGCAACGCACCGGAAATCCCTTTGCGTTTGAGTATGCCGACTATATGCATAATAAAGGAATAGAAGGGCAGTTTTATCTGCATGCCAGTCAATTGCAAAGGATGGGGTCGGTGAAAACATTAAGCCGTTTCTTTTATCTGACCCGCGAAAAAGCCGATAGGAAATTAAAACGTTTAAAATTGGGTAAAGCGCAATTTGGCATTGTATCGGCTTTGGTGTTAGGCGATAAATCCATGTTGGATCATCAAACAAAGACCTATTTTTCAAATGCAGGCGCTATTCACATTTTATCGGTCTCGGGGCTTCACGTAGGCATAATTTATCTGATGCTTACATTTTTTATGGGGCGTATCGGCAAAGGCGCATTATCTATGGTTAAAGTAAGCATAGTAATAATTGGTTTGTGGTTTTATGCGGCCATAGCCGGCATGTCGCCTTCGGTATTCAGAGCCACATTAATGTTCAGTATATTTGTAATATCTAAATTCATTAGCCATCGGTACAACATTTACCATTCCATGGCAATAGCTGCATTTATAATTTTAATTATAAACCCGGATACAGCATTGCATGCAGGTTTTTGGCTGAGCTTTCTGGCCGTAGCATCTATCGTATATTTTTACCCCAAAATAAGCGCGGGTCTGTATTTTAGTTCGCCGTGGGCAAAATACTTGTGGGGCTTGTTTTCGGTATCACTTTCGGCCCAAATAGGTACGGCCCCCTTAGCCATCTATTTGTTTGGATTTTTTCCTACCTGGTTTGTTGTCTCCAACTTTTTAGTTATACCTGTATTGCCTTTGGTATTGACAGGAGCGTTGTTGGTGGTTTTATTACCCTACTCTTTTATTGTAGTACAATTGATTGTAGAACCGCTTACTGCCATGGTAAATTATTTAATGGAAGTTACCCAGTGGGTTGGTAGTCTCCCTAATGCCACTTTTGTGGGCTTGCAATTGTCATTTTACCAAGTTGTTTTATTGTACGCCACGCTGGTGCTTTATGTAATATGGCAACAACGTAAGGCAGGCAGATATTTGATTTATACTTTGTTTTTGCTGTGCTTCAGCATGTTTAGTGTTTTAGCATCAAGTTACCACAAATACCATCAGCAATATTTGGTGGTGCATCAAATAAACGGAAAAACGGCGGTGATGCGTAGTGATGGCATTACCGGGGATTGTTGGGTAAACCAGCCCTTAGATACCAAAGAGTACAGTTATGCGTTAAAGCCTTTTGTTTTAAACCGAGAGCTTAAGGTGTTTCGTCAACATACCATGGATTCCGTTGTGCTTTGTCCGGTTGCAGGTAGCCACTACAATATGATGGTGGTGAATGGCGATGCTGATTTGCAGCCCTCATTATTAAATAAAACGGACGTCATTGTGTTAACCTCTAAAATCCCATCGTATCAAATTAAAGAATTATTAAAAAAGATGAAGAGGCAAAAGTTGGTTTTCGACTCTTCTTTTTCTCCCGC comes from Saccharicrinis carchari and encodes:
- a CDS encoding ComEC/Rec2 family competence protein, with the translated sequence MKSINYSAIPFVRLLFALLAGRIFSSYVHIPALYYVIVFVLALLGLVFIYYSARMGFARQWTVGAVLTLMLFALGMVNRPHYIFDASLTNSRHVYCAVVKKVLKDAEDKQSVIVKCMPADTVLNCYFSALLYVRNNDGETGLLPGDKLAFEGRLSPLQRTGNPFAFEYADYMHNKGIEGQFYLHASQLQRMGSVKTLSRFFYLTREKADRKLKRLKLGKAQFGIVSALVLGDKSMLDHQTKTYFSNAGAIHILSVSGLHVGIIYLMLTFFMGRIGKGALSMVKVSIVIIGLWFYAAIAGMSPSVFRATLMFSIFVISKFISHRYNIYHSMAIAAFIILIINPDTALHAGFWLSFLAVASIVYFYPKISAGLYFSSPWAKYLWGLFSVSLSAQIGTAPLAIYLFGFFPTWFVVSNFLVIPVLPLVLTGALLVVLLPYSFIVVQLIVEPLTAMVNYLMEVTQWVGSLPNATFVGLQLSFYQVVLLYATLVLYVIWQQRKAGRYLIYTLFLLCFSMFSVLASSYHKYHQQYLVVHQINGKTAVMRSDGITGDCWVNQPLDTKEYSYALKPFVLNRELKVFRQHTMDSVVLCPVAGSHYNMMVVNGDADLQPSLLNKTDVIVLTSKIPSYQIKELLKKMKRQKLVFDSSFSPAQCRYYQRQLKNSGLNPHFVSLHGAFVLIN